The DNA sequence TAAATGGGCAAGGTACTATACTGGTTGACTTGGGCAAGGTCAAGGACTTGCACATCAGACGGACCTGGACAGTGAGTGTCATTCTACTCAGGCTACAATGTCTCACTGTCGCTGACTTCGATTAATAAACAACTCCTACATAATGGATCTCTATCGTGTTTGGAACCTTTACTTCAAACTGCCACTTCCAGTCTCCTATTACATGGCCGCCTCCTCAATACTGGAAcctccttccacttcttcttccgtaACAAAACCATTACAGTTTCCAAAAACCTCGTTTTCTTGAGTGAAGTCGAagtccatctcctccatctcatgGCAGCTATCAAGAACAGGGGCTGGGGAAGCATCGAGATATTCGGAAAAATTGCTATAACGCACACCTGCAATGACTCGTTGGAGCTTTGATTCATATTGCATGGTGCCCTCCTCACATCGACTTTCCCACAAGCTCCTCAAGGTGTAACTATCTAGTCCGGGCAGAAGCACAAGGCGTTTTTGAAGCCTTGCGTACACGGACGAGTGATGATGGCGGAGAATCTCCAGAAACGGGAGACGACCTTGTGTTGACTGAGATCTGGTGGGGTCGGGTGGAACATCTTCGTAAGtgggaatgaaggaggagtcCATCTTCTGTGCTGCCTCCCAGTCGATCATGCCTTTTGTATACGCAGCTGTTGGATGGAAGAGACCGTCTGGCGTGTCTTCGAGGCTGCTTGGACCGGACGCGAGGCGGAAACCCATGGAGATCGTACGATGGTATTTGTACGGCAGGTGGAAGACATGAGTTGACCTGCGTTTCGTCTTGTCTTGGGCTTGCAACCAACTTTCTTAGCCAGTCCAAACAGCAAGGCGGATCTAGGGACAACGGCGAGTGGTCAGTTGGTGACTGTGACAGAACAGGGCGGTCAGTTCCTTATTACAGGGGACCACCACCATGGTTCGATCGCCACCCAACCAGGTCTTTCTGCCTTACTTCCATGGTAAACGTCGGACAAAAGCAGAAACTCGTCATacgtatcatcatcatcctcatcctcgtcatctcctGCTGAACTAGACCTCCTTTCGGCCACTCTCTTCAGAACATCTTCAATCTCGTTATGTTCGAGGAAGTGGAGATTCTGCAGAACCCCCCTTTCTGAGAGCATTGCCCGTTTTAAAAGGTCTCATTCCTTGCACCCATCCAGGGGTGTGTCCTTCCAGTTGTTTATAAGCAATACACGGAACTACAATACAATCCACGGTAAGAGAAGCACAAGTCAATGACAAAGGGTAATGCAAGCACTCACTCTCATGGTTCTCCCCTTTATATCCTCCAttcttgcctcttctgtcttcttcttcgcatctgccttctccttctccctcacaACGCTGTTGAGGTAATCGACCACCCGCCCCTCAATTCGTTATTCGTTGGCTTGCTTTTAATCTGGACGAACTGGTCATCCTGTAAGCATTTTTTTACGGCGGCGCTGACGAGATTCTCGAAGCTACAAAGGATAAAGAAGCTGTTAGCTCCGGCTTGCAATCAGAGTTAAACATCACCTCACAAGGCACAGCGAAGAATGGACTAGTTTGGACGCCAGAATATCCTGCCATCCTTTAGGAAGTACCCATCTGgagcctcttcctcgttgTAGTCCAGCCAGTTGTCGCAGCATACAGCGGCTTTGGCCCGTTTCTCGGCATTCTCACGCACCATCTTTCGAACGACGCCATGTATACAGATAAAGTAAGTTTGACGTATCTCATCAAGGTCGGGAGCGAGATAGCAAGTTCCTTTTACCGCTTGCGGCTGTTACTcgcagagaagaagcggcgCGACCGCTCGGATTGCTGAGTGTACTCACAAGTAGGGCTTGGTCCATTTAGGCTCTGGGcgtctttctctctctctctctctctccaatTCGCTATtccacatcttcaccttctcctccagctccGTCACCTGAGATCTCAAAGCCTCTATTTCGGACGCCATATTGAGAAGGGTTTTATTCTGGGTGATCATGATGTTGAGACTCGTACAAGATGGAGGGCATCCACTCTTCGTTGTTCCTGAGCTCGCTGATATCACAAAAGGCTCGAGGTAAGTGTTCTCCTAGGGCATGTACCAATGCGGAACTATTTTGGAAGTGCTGCTGCTTGAGAGGATTGAGGGATCGGAAATCAGTGAAGCCAGGGAGGTCATTCAGCTCCTTCGCCATCCTCGCGCGGAAGGACCCGGCTTCCTAGGAGACTCGATTGTTTCACGGACGGGCTGGCTCACAGGCTGCACGATCTAGGAAGCGGAAGGAGGGACGTAAGCAGAGCGTGCTGGGGTAGCGGGCAAAGACGACGGCGATACAACCGGAGATCTATTTCCAGCAGCCGCGGTGGCGGTCATCATCCTGCGAGTCGTGTTGGGGTTCTGGGCAGCAAGGGATGGACGTGCAGGAGTGTGTGACACGGAGGACATGGCGTAGGATTGCAATATGCCGTGGCGTTAATGTTGGTGGCGACAAGGTACGTATAGCGGTAAGTGGATTGGGGAATTGAGAACGAGAACCTGTGGCCAGTGGGGTGGGGTTTATATACACCGAAGCTTGTGAGGATGATGCTCATGGGAAACATTCGAGAAAGATCGGAGGATCTATGAAACGCTAGATAATATGTTCGAGAAAGTGAATGTATGCAATGATATGGCTGTCGATATATAGGCAATGGAACGAAATCGGGGGTGCCGCGGCACGAGCAGGCTCAGCTTTATGAATTGCGTGAACCTTCCTTGAACCGTGATTCCATCGATCGATGTTGCGTGTCCGGGGCCGCCGGTGCACGCATCGGTCATGtcaccagcagcaagcaACTTGCCTGCACCCCGATGATTGCATGCCATATCCCGAGCCGCATCCACGTCTGTTCACACCGGCTGCTCCCGCATGAAATTGCAAAGTTCCACGAGCAAAATTCccacagcagcagcagcagcagcagctaCTAATCCTTTTGTTTTAAGTACCCATCATGTACGTATACATGTAGGTTCTGTATCTATAATCCGTATTCAACACTGATGGTtgagccttcttctctacTTTCTAATATTATATTAAAATATTCCTCATTCGTTCTCCTTCGTAGTTTCACACCGTCATCTTCCCGGTTTCCCCACAGTTTATCACCCAAATCACCACATGTTGAATGATGCTTCTCTTCTGTCCAACAAGTTGCGCAAACAAGGAGATTATGTATGGTACTTACGCTTTAAGGAAAACAGTTTATGGATGTACGTGTAGCTGGGTTGGATCACATCATGGACCATCATGCTGGCTTAATGATTTGAGGTATGTCGATCCCACACACATAACGACCTGAGCGGGCATGCTTGTGTGGGCTCAGCGAGTGCATTGAGGGCCGCTGGCTTGCCATCCGCTCTCATTCTTTCAACATTTTTGTAACTCGAAATGATCCATGTTAGAATATGGCGATGTAGTTTACTGTCAGAAATCAAAGATGTGAAGATAGAAACAAAGcactgatgatgaagaagcgaaAAATAACAAGACAAAATAAACACAAGTAGGATCGATGGTGGGTACGTAACAAGCGTTCTGAATGAATGGTggggggaaagaagggaagtgGAGGCGGACATGTCCGACCGCCGGTTATTATCGAGCTCGCTGCTCAAGGAGATAATTTTGCGCGTTGTTGCTTCAATTTTCATAGGCATCCAACCAAAACAATACGTTCAAATCACTCAGTCCGGCCCTATACCCCTACAAAGGCCCAGTAGGACCAAGAGAACACCACATCTAGTCGTATTAGCCATTggtcgtcttctttccgcTGTCAATAAAATCTGAACATATTCAGaaacatcatcaacacctTGCCACCATGGTTGCTTTTCCCAAGGTGTACACCGTCAACGGTCCATCATCGACTTCCGccgcttctcttccctcatGGCTTGCTGTCAAGACGAAACCTACAGGTCCAGGCAAGCACAAGAAACGAACGAAAACCCAGCATCAGATCGGTGACCTCGAGCTCATTCAAGACTTCACTTTTCCCGGGTCTTCAATCAAAATCAAGACCACCGAAGATGGGCAGCATGCAATTGCTACAGGAACATATAAGCCTATGATGAAAGTTTGGGACCTGGAGGCGCTGACTGTCAAGTTTGAGAGAGTTACAGACGCCGAAAACGTCGACTTCGTGGTAAGTACATGATTTGTGAAGGATGTCGCAACTTATTCAAGTGCATGCTGATTTACGAAATCAGATATTATCGTCAGACTGGACCAAGACTCTCCACCTTCAACGAGATCGTTCTCTACAGCTTCATACTCAGATGGGTCTTCACCACACCATCCGTCTTCCCATCTACGGTCGTTCTTTAGCCTACCACTCTCCTTCTGCCGACGCCCTTGTAGGCTGCACCGGCAACGAAGTCTTCCGATTCAACctcgaagaaggtcgatATATGACGCCCTTGCGCATAGCTCAAGGGTGGGGTGATGGaaacgaagatgatgtggagGGTGTCAATGTTGTGGATGTTAACCCTAGACATGGGCTTTGGAGTTTTGGTTTGgacggcggcggtggtgtGGTTGAGTTCTGGGACCCTCGATCAAGGTCAGCCTTGACTCGTCTGGTCCTTCCCTCTTCAAATTTGCTTCCTGCACAATCATTTGACCAGGACTCGGTACTTGCTCCTGCCCCGAAACTTTCTATCACTGCGCTCTCTTCTCACCCCACTGATGGTCTGTCTTTGGCTGTTGGTACATCAACAGGCCACACGTTGCTGTACGACTTGCGAAGCCCTACCCCATTCGCTTTCAAGGATCAGGGTTACAGTGAACCTATTAGGAAGGTAGACTGGTTACGAGGTGGCGGTGCCCATGAAGATGCGGGCCGAGTCGTCAGTGCTGATAGCAAGGTGATCAAAATCTGGGATAAGAATCAGGTATGTCGTTTGTCAGTATATTCTTCGTGACTCCTGCTGACTCGGAGACTAGCCATCCGAAAATCAGCTTTCCCTCCACCCTCCCAACTCCCTTGTTGACCTCCACCCTGTGCCACAATCAGGTCTCATGCTCGTCGCCTGTGACGCTCCCCAATTATCATCTTATTACATCCCCGACATCGGTCCTGCTCCCAAATGGGCTAGCTTCCTTGATTCTGTCACTGAAGAACTTGCCGACGACTACACCGGCGGCGCTGGCAAGAGTGCTTATGCCGATTACAAGTTTGTCGATAAGGCGGAATTGGAAACGTGCGTACAATTCATTCTATCAATCTTCTACATAACTGACAGTTTTATGATAGTCTTGGTCTTACCCACCTTATCGGTACCCCTGCGCTCAAACCCTACATGCACGGTTAtttcctctccctcaaaCTCTACACCACCGCACGTCTTATCGCCAACCCTCAATCATATTCCGAGTATCGCGACCGTATCGTCAACGAGAAACTCAAGGCCAAATCCGAATCTCGTATCCGAGCTCGAAAGGACCAACCCAAGGTCAACAAGGCTTTGGCGGAGAGGGTACGTAGggcggaggagagggagaaggctttggagaggaagaagaaggaaaagaagggattgGCTGTGGCAGGAggtgaggagatggaggacggtgaggaagaagagggtgcCCCTGGATTACTGCAAGATCCCAGATTTAAGGAGTTGTGGGAGAACCCCGAATATGAAGTCGATGAGGAAAGTAGAGAGTTTGCGTTGCTCAACCCGGCTACCGCTAACAACAATGTGAGTCCATTCTTGATAATCAGAGTAAGCCACGGTGAGCTGATCCCTTCCCCCCATAGGCCAAACGGAAAACTGctgttgaggaagaggaagatgaaagtgACAGGATGTCTTCGgaccttgaagaagaagaagagaatgaagaagagtcgcAGTCCGAGCAAGACGAAGGAAGCGAGAGTGGCGAAAGTGACGATGGCAGTAGGTTATGTCTCACGTATAGTATCCTCCTACTTGGTTGCTGACAGTATAACCGCTTTCCAGATCTGTTACAGTACGACCCCCGACAACTCGCTCCCTCTCAACGCCGTCCCATGCCCCGTGGCAAGCCCGCCCTCGTCGTTGGTGGCTCCCAGTCCACTTCTCTCCCTACATTTGGCCAGCGCCTCCACTCTCAATCCAAATCTGCCGCCTCCAAAATCTCAGCCGAGCAAGATCCCAGTATCCTCGCTACGCGCCGTGCCGCCGATGGCGGTATGGAGATGTCTTTCATCCCTTCGTCTAAATCCCGGTCTGGAAGAGGCGCGGGGAGTGATGGTGGGGATGACCAGGATGAGTACTCTGGTgggacgagaaggagggataGAGTGGAGAGGTTTGGTGCGGGGCTGGAGAAGGGTcaagtggaagatgatgaactcgaaggacgaggaggaaggttgcAGAGGCGAAGACCGGAAAGGAGTGCTTCCAAGAATGCTTTCAGGAGAAAGTAAGAGATTGTGGGCAAGCGGGGTTTTTTTTAATCATCATTTTATCTGTGTGTAGAGAGCTAGAACAGTATTTGTGATGCATATAAAGTATTCAATAATACAACGTACGACAAGACGGTCGGATCATTCTGAGTTATGCGAACATATGCCCTCCGTACTATATACAGCATTCACTTGGCTTCACCATTCTTCCCATGAACATCAGAATGTCCCAAACCCATATCAGGCTGCACCAAATTCCTTATCCTCTGTTTCAAAACCTTCAACTCTGGGAAACCTCCTTCCGTCTATACAATCAATTGTGCCATCAGCTTCGCGACTATTTTGCCCATCGACGGATGACGAATGCCGAATGACAGTTCGGTCAAACTCGTGAAAACGTCCAAACGTACCTTTCGATCCCAAGCCAATtcatctccctttcccttcccaacATCAACCCAAACTCTAAACCTGCCCCCTGTTTCAGGAGCATTAAGCGGCATTAGGGTTATACTCCTCAGGATAGGGTTGGGGAAAGTGAGGAATAGCTCGGTTTGGATCCATGTTGCGCGTGGAGCCCTAAGACCGTGAGGATAAGTGGGTCCGGGGTGGATGTGAAAGGAAATGAGGGTTTGTACGTGAGTTGTGAAGGAGAAGTCATAATTTAGCTCAAAAGGCAGGCGCgcgagagagagagagagaggattCAAAAAGACTCACCACCTGCATCGATCACAAAACTCGATAATCACACTAGGCTTCACCTCTCTTAAATCTGGGGCTTTGAATTCTTGTCCAGCCAGCGTTGTCGCCGTTGCTGAAGCCGATGCCGATGGTGTAGAAGTTCCGgtcccttcttcgtccttgTTCTCAATGCCCTCGACCTTCGCTTCCCCAGCTCCGATTTCCAAGCGGGGCTGCACCTCATTCTGATCCTGAGCCTGAGTTTGAGGAGATACATAGGAAGGAGTTGAAACAGAGACGACGTCTGCACCAGGGAGACTGCACTCGGGCGCGATCACACCTCGGGACATGGCCATACTAGAAGCAGGCTGCGTGGGGCATTGATCGCAGTCTTTACAGTTTTCAGGCATGTTCgttttgccttttccgCTGCTTTTGAATGGGACTGAAAGGATCAGAGTTTTGGAGAGTGATTACGATAGGTGTATGAGTGGGCAATTTCAAAAGACAGGAagtgaggaggaaaaaagaaacgtGGGATTAGCAAAAGTCAGGAATTGTTGATCTTTCGTGTGGAGAATTCGGAAAGTGGAGGCggagtgatgatgacgaatGATGCATGCATGATCTTATTAGGCTTACGTTTATTATTACGATACTCTTCATTCGTTACTTCAAAGATACATAGCCCATACGGCAATGCAATCAATCGAGCTTCCCAAGTTAGATTATCGTATGCAATGGGCCCACGACCAAGGGAAAAAATGTGAAAGACAAGCGCAACGAGGG is a window from the Cryptococcus neoformans var. neoformans JEC21 chromosome 2 sequence genome containing:
- a CDS encoding rRNA processing-related protein, putative, coding for MVAFPKVYTVNGPSSTSAASLPSWLAVKTKPTGPGKHKKRTKTQHQIGDLELIQDFTFPGSSIKIKTTEDGQHAIATGTYKPMMKVWDLEALTVKFERVTDAENVDFVILSSDWTKTLHLQRDRSLQLHTQMGLHHTIRLPIYGRSLAYHSPSADALVGCTGNEVFRFNLEEGRYMTPLRIAQGWGDGNEDDVEGVNVVDVNPRHGLWSFGLDGGGGVVEFWDPRSRSALTRLVLPSSNLLPAQSFDQDSVLAPAPKLSITALSSHPTDGLSLAVGTSTGHTLLYDLRSPTPFAFKDQGYSEPIRKVDWLRGGGAHEDAGRVVSADSKVIKIWDKNQPSENQLSLHPPNSLVDLHPVPQSGLMLVACDAPQLSSYYIPDIGPAPKWASFLDSVTEELADDYTGGAGKSAYADYKFVDKAELETLGLTHLIGTPALKPYMHGYFLSLKLYTTARLIANPQSYSEYRDRIVNEKLKAKSESRIRARKDQPKVNKALAERVRRAEEREKALERKKKEKKGLAVAGGEEMEDGEEEEGAPGLLQDPRFKELWENPEYEVDEESREFALLNPATANNNAKRKTAVEEEEDESDRMSSDLEEEEENEEESQSEQDEGSESGESDDGNLLQYDPRQLAPSQRRPMPRGKPALVVGGSQSTSLPTFGQRLHSQSKSAASKISAEQDPSILATRRAADGGMEMSFIPSSKSRSGRGAGSDGGDDQDEYSGGTRRRDRVERFGAGLEKGQVEDDELEGRGGRLQRRRPERSASKNAFRRK
- a CDS encoding Selenoprotein W, putative; the encoded protein is MPENCKDCDQCPTQPASSMAMSRGVIAPECSLPGADVVSVSTPSYVSPQTQAQDQNEVQPRLEIGAGEAKVEGIENKDEEGTGTSTPSASASATATTLAGQEFKAPDLREVKPSVIIEFCDRCRWAPRATWIQTELFLTFPNPILRSITLMPLNAPETGGRFRVWVDVGKGKGDELAWDRKTEGGFPELKVLKQRIRNLVQPDMGLGHSDVHGKNGEAK